One window from the genome of Kaistella carnis encodes:
- a CDS encoding NAD(P)H-dependent flavin oxidoreductase produces MSEKENKVTDLFKIKYPIIQGGMIWHSGWRLASAVSNNGGLGLIGAGSMYPDILRENIQKCKAATDKPFGVNVPMLYPNLDEVIQIILEEGVKIIFTSAGNPKTYTETLQKEGLKVAHVVSSTKFAMKCEDAGVDAIVAEGFEAGGHNGRDETTTFCLIPNVKKHISKPLIAAGGIALGSQMKAAMILGADGVQIGSRFAATLEASSHESWKNKIISLNEGDTHLTLKELAPVRMVKNKFFHDLEKLYDTGRNVEALKETLGRARSKRGMFEGDLEEGELEIGQVSALIKEIISVEEVFQNLLKEYREVKSFDL; encoded by the coding sequence ATGAGTGAGAAAGAAAATAAAGTCACTGACTTATTTAAAATAAAATATCCCATTATTCAGGGTGGAATGATTTGGCATTCCGGTTGGCGGTTGGCTTCTGCGGTTTCTAATAATGGTGGTTTAGGCTTGATCGGTGCCGGAAGTATGTATCCCGATATTTTGCGCGAAAACATTCAGAAATGTAAAGCGGCGACAGATAAACCATTTGGAGTAAATGTGCCAATGCTTTATCCCAATTTAGATGAAGTCATTCAGATTATTTTAGAAGAAGGCGTTAAAATCATTTTTACTTCCGCTGGAAATCCGAAAACGTATACAGAAACATTACAAAAAGAAGGTTTAAAAGTTGCTCACGTCGTTTCCTCCACCAAGTTTGCCATGAAATGTGAAGACGCTGGCGTTGATGCAATCGTGGCAGAAGGTTTCGAAGCGGGCGGACATAACGGTCGCGATGAAACCACCACGTTCTGTCTGATTCCAAACGTAAAAAAACATATTTCAAAACCGCTTATTGCTGCGGGTGGAATCGCTTTAGGTTCCCAAATGAAAGCCGCTATGATTCTTGGAGCGGACGGCGTTCAAATTGGTTCCCGTTTCGCCGCCACATTGGAAGCGAGTTCCCATGAGAGCTGGAAAAATAAAATCATCTCCCTGAATGAAGGCGACACCCATTTGACTTTAAAAGAGTTAGCGCCCGTAAGAATGGTCAAGAATAAATTTTTCCATGACTTAGAAAAGCTCTACGACACCGGGCGAAATGTAGAAGCATTAAAAGAAACCCTCGGCCGTGCCCGTTCGAAACGTGGAATGTTTGAAGGTGATCTGGAAGAAGGTGAACTGGAAATTGGTCAGGTTTCCGCTTTAATCAAAGAAATAATTTCCGTAGAAGAGGTTTTCCAAAATTTATTGAAAGAATATCGGGAAGTGAAGTCCTTTGATTTATAA
- a CDS encoding tyrosine-type recombinase/integrase produces MIWSAKLINHRNEDRIGVKFEKDKELIQRIKLISGARWSQQKKLWHIPDTRENRERFQIAPEEDTVLSSEGRKHHDLFIRWLSSKRYSPNTIKTYSDALRSFLLYYKSKDVCELTNADVLDFNNDYILTKKLSASYQSQIISAIKLYFRTIRETKIEADKLDRPKKPKTLPNVLSKEEVKIILEAHANLKHKMMLSLIYSCGLRCSELLQLRPLDIDSKRNIVLIKQAKGKKDRITPLSPKILELLRAYYQLYKPKTFLFEGQEPGSNYSAKSLQSVLKQALRKCDIKKPVTLHWLRHSYATHLLESGTDLRYIQELLGHNSSRTTEIYTHVSTKSIQQIKSPFDDL; encoded by the coding sequence ATGATTTGGTCTGCAAAATTAATCAACCATAGAAATGAGGATCGCATTGGTGTAAAGTTCGAGAAAGATAAAGAGTTGATCCAACGGATAAAACTAATTAGTGGAGCGCGATGGAGTCAGCAGAAAAAACTATGGCATATTCCGGATACACGGGAAAATAGAGAACGGTTTCAAATCGCACCGGAAGAAGACACCGTACTTTCATCGGAGGGTCGAAAACATCACGATTTATTTATACGGTGGCTTTCTTCCAAAAGATACAGTCCAAATACAATCAAAACCTATTCTGATGCACTACGATCATTTTTACTTTACTATAAGTCAAAAGACGTTTGTGAGCTCACCAATGCAGATGTTCTTGATTTTAATAATGATTACATTTTGACAAAAAAATTATCTGCGTCTTACCAGAGCCAGATCATTAGCGCTATAAAATTATACTTTAGAACAATACGGGAAACAAAAATAGAAGCCGATAAACTTGACCGCCCTAAAAAACCAAAGACATTACCAAATGTTTTGAGTAAAGAGGAAGTTAAGATCATCCTCGAGGCTCATGCTAATTTGAAACACAAAATGATGCTTTCTTTAATCTACAGTTGTGGTTTACGATGCAGCGAATTACTCCAGCTAAGACCACTTGACATCGATTCTAAACGGAATATTGTTCTGATTAAGCAAGCAAAAGGTAAAAAAGATAGAATTACGCCTTTATCTCCAAAGATTTTAGAATTATTGAGAGCATATTACCAGCTTTACAAACCAAAAACTTTTTTATTTGAAGGTCAAGAACCAGGCAGTAATTATTCTGCAAAAAGTCTTCAGAGCGTATTAAAACAAGCATTACGAAAATGCGATATAAAAAAGCCCGTCACTTTACATTGGTTAAGGCATAGTTATGCCACTCACTTATTAGAAAGCGGCACTGACTTGCGATATATTCAAGAGTTATTAGGACATAACAGCAGCAGAACGACAGAAATCTATACGCACGTAAGCACAAAAAGTATACAACAGATCAAAAGTCCGTTTGATGATTTATAA
- a CDS encoding IS91 family transposase — METRSKGGSVAEVIRTLNLSAQNITVHQEKTLRALSYCRTAALGGHIDACDGCGNISISYNSCRNRHCPQCQGHKKEEWIQKREQELLPCSYYHVVFTLPEELNGLAISQPALLYKTLFEAAWATLNQFGKTEQMQLGMIAILHTWGQNLSLHPHLHCIVPGGGIDHNGKWKKKMRTDKYLFCVKAMSKVFRAKFVALLRASGIKDQDLIDQLFTKNWVVYAKRPFGGPKQVIEYLGRYTHKVAISNHRIKEVTDHEVRFGYKDYRKEGQKKEMTLSNTEFVRRFSLHILPRRFVRIRHYGILSSSWKRGKLQDLQSDLKIQITEVKPKTLLKKCRCCKEGNLITIALFGQRGPPQDFLAVFNASSAK, encoded by the coding sequence ATGGAAACCCGAAGTAAAGGCGGAAGTGTAGCAGAAGTCATTCGTACCCTCAATTTATCGGCTCAGAACATTACGGTTCATCAAGAAAAAACACTTCGCGCTTTGTCGTATTGCCGGACTGCTGCTTTGGGTGGTCATATCGATGCGTGTGATGGTTGTGGAAATATTTCCATCAGTTACAACTCGTGTCGTAATCGGCATTGTCCGCAATGTCAAGGTCATAAAAAAGAAGAATGGATTCAGAAACGCGAACAGGAATTATTGCCTTGCAGTTATTACCACGTGGTTTTTACGCTTCCTGAAGAGTTGAATGGTTTGGCGATCTCTCAACCGGCATTATTGTATAAAACCTTATTTGAAGCAGCTTGGGCAACATTAAATCAGTTCGGTAAAACAGAACAGATGCAACTCGGAATGATTGCGATTTTGCATACTTGGGGACAGAATCTGAGTCTTCATCCTCATTTACACTGCATCGTTCCAGGTGGTGGAATTGATCACAATGGAAAATGGAAAAAGAAAATGAGAACCGATAAATATCTCTTCTGTGTAAAAGCGATGAGCAAAGTTTTTCGGGCAAAGTTTGTGGCTTTATTAAGAGCTTCCGGAATTAAAGACCAGGATTTAATAGATCAACTCTTCACCAAAAACTGGGTCGTTTATGCCAAAAGACCTTTTGGCGGACCAAAACAAGTGATCGAATATTTGGGAAGATATACGCACAAAGTTGCCATTAGCAATCACCGCATCAAAGAAGTTACGGATCATGAAGTTCGTTTTGGGTACAAAGATTATCGCAAAGAAGGTCAGAAAAAGGAAATGACTTTATCGAATACTGAATTTGTGCGCAGATTTAGTCTTCATATTTTGCCTCGAAGGTTTGTAAGAATAAGGCATTACGGAATTTTGAGCAGCTCCTGGAAACGCGGGAAACTTCAGGATTTACAATCAGATTTAAAAATCCAGATTACAGAAGTAAAACCGAAAACTTTGCTTAAAAAATGTCGGTGTTGCAAGGAAGGAAATTTAATCACCATCGCACTTTTCGGACAACGTGGCCCACCTCAGGATTTTCTTGCCGTTTTCAATGCCTCGTCTGCAAAATAA
- a CDS encoding FUSC family protein, whose product MIQKELSQLTNEELLLEGKKIRSGNIVNAVLFGVMIGVATWSTVKYGLGIITFFPLLFIQMLLKNNARKKAFETELKNRNLTL is encoded by the coding sequence ATGATTCAAAAAGAATTGTCCCAATTAACCAATGAAGAACTTTTGCTGGAAGGTAAAAAAATAAGATCAGGCAATATTGTAAATGCCGTCTTGTTCGGAGTGATGATCGGTGTTGCAACGTGGAGTACCGTAAAATATGGGCTGGGAATTATTACGTTCTTTCCCTTGCTTTTTATTCAAATGCTCCTGAAAAATAATGCCCGCAAAAAAGCCTTTGAAACTGAATTGAAAAATAGGAATCTCACTTTGTAA
- a CDS encoding DEAD/DEAH box helicase: protein MSRLISDLGIIKKLQNALTDLEITVATDIQEQVIPIILEQSEDLVALAKTGTGKTAAFGLPLLQLVDPENTPVQTLILSPTRELSQQIYNNLKDLAEYMPEVSIVLLTGGNTVKSQVEELKSAPQIIVATPGRFLDLLEKGAFDIKSLKNLVLDEADEMFQALKEDLMSILKAVPKNRRTYLFSATMPGELKDIVHNYMSKNAVSINSDMATIGHEGIDHQYIVVDPIEKLDVLLHFLNSQEGGRGIIFCKTKAAVNKLAKNLAIRKISSGALHGSLTQGIRDRIMDQFREGYIDILVATDLVARGIDVKELAYVVNYHLPDTPEAYVHRSGRTGRAGAKGLSMTIIQEEEVKEIAEFEEELGIKFHPVKKANAEDIEWNNTLVWAKKVFKTKPNREIPEEVRQQVKTIFHHLTKEELMDKVLSNYLAENSK from the coding sequence ATGTCCAGACTCATCTCCGATTTAGGAATTATTAAAAAACTTCAAAACGCTTTAACCGATTTAGAAATTACGGTGGCAACAGATATTCAGGAACAGGTGATTCCGATCATTCTGGAGCAGAGTGAGGATTTGGTGGCACTTGCCAAAACGGGAACGGGGAAAACTGCGGCGTTCGGATTGCCACTTTTGCAGTTGGTAGATCCTGAAAACACCCCTGTGCAAACTTTGATTTTATCGCCGACCAGAGAGTTGAGTCAACAGATTTATAATAACCTGAAGGATTTAGCGGAATATATGCCTGAGGTTTCTATTGTTTTATTAACAGGAGGAAACACCGTGAAATCGCAAGTTGAAGAGTTGAAATCTGCGCCTCAAATTATTGTGGCAACGCCGGGTCGTTTTTTAGATTTACTGGAAAAAGGTGCTTTTGATATTAAGTCTTTGAAGAACTTGGTTTTAGATGAAGCTGACGAAATGTTTCAGGCGCTTAAAGAAGATTTAATGTCGATCCTGAAAGCAGTTCCTAAAAACCGTCGTACGTATTTATTCAGTGCGACCATGCCGGGTGAACTGAAAGATATCGTTCATAATTATATGTCAAAGAATGCGGTTTCCATTAATTCTGATATGGCGACGATTGGACATGAAGGAATTGATCATCAATATATCGTGGTCGATCCGATCGAAAAATTAGATGTGCTTTTACACTTTTTGAATTCGCAGGAAGGCGGAAGAGGAATTATCTTCTGTAAAACCAAAGCAGCCGTAAATAAATTAGCAAAAAATTTAGCGATCCGTAAAATCTCCTCAGGAGCTTTACACGGAAGTTTGACGCAGGGAATTCGAGACCGAATTATGGATCAGTTTCGTGAAGGTTATATTGATATTCTGGTGGCGACCGATTTGGTGGCGCGTGGAATTGATGTGAAGGAATTGGCGTACGTTGTCAATTATCACTTACCAGACACGCCTGAAGCTTATGTTCATCGTAGCGGACGAACTGGTAGAGCGGGCGCAAAAGGACTTTCGATGACGATTATTCAGGAAGAGGAAGTTAAAGAAATTGCTGAGTTTGAAGAGGAATTAGGAATTAAATTTCATCCTGTTAAAAAAGCAAATGCTGAAGACATCGAATGGAATAATACTTTGGTTTGGGCTAAGAAAGTATTTAAAACAAAACCAAACCGCGAGATTCCGGAAGAAGTAAGACAGCAGGTGAAAACGATTTTTCACCATTTGACAAAAGAGGAATTGATGGATAAAGTACTTTCCAATTATTTAGCGGAGAACAGTAAATAA
- a CDS encoding class I SAM-dependent methyltransferase, whose product MNFEKKYDKIGDEYNSTRFADEYLTEKLFQFLNAQPNEINLDIGCGTGNYTVALANKNLNFIGIEPSEKMLEIAKSKSKKIDWRIGSAENIPAENEYFDNVIATLTIHHWTKLNDAVKEIFRVLKPNGKLIIFTSTPSQMKNYWLNYYFPKMMEKSMLQMPTLEIIESEVNKCNFKITETEKYMVTNELQDFFLYSGKVRPEIYLQEKFRKGISSFASLSSQEEVNRGLKILQEDISNGNFNKIKDSFSENYGDYIFIVAKKDVA is encoded by the coding sequence GTGAATTTCGAAAAAAAATATGATAAAATCGGCGACGAATATAATTCAACAAGATTTGCAGATGAATACTTGACTGAAAAACTTTTTCAATTTCTAAATGCACAGCCGAACGAAATAAATCTCGATATTGGTTGCGGAACAGGAAATTATACTGTTGCTTTGGCGAACAAAAATCTAAATTTTATCGGCATTGAACCATCTGAAAAAATGTTAGAGATTGCCAAATCTAAAAGCAAAAAAATTGATTGGAGAATTGGAAGTGCGGAAAATATTCCTGCTGAAAACGAATATTTCGACAATGTTATTGCGACCTTAACAATTCATCATTGGACGAAACTTAATGATGCTGTGAAAGAAATTTTCCGAGTGCTGAAACCAAATGGAAAATTAATAATTTTCACTTCCACACCTTCACAAATGAAAAACTATTGGCTCAATTATTATTTCCCAAAGATGATGGAAAAATCAATGCTTCAAATGCCAACTCTAGAAATAATAGAAAGCGAAGTAAATAAATGCAATTTTAAAATCACAGAAACTGAAAAGTATATGGTTACAAATGAATTGCAGGACTTTTTCCTTTATTCCGGAAAAGTGAGACCGGAAATTTATTTACAAGAAAAATTCAGAAAAGGAATTTCATCTTTTGCTTCATTGTCAAGCCAGGAAGAAGTAAATAGAGGATTAAAAATTCTGCAAGAAGATATTTCGAACGGAAATTTTAACAAAATAAAGGATAGTTTTTCCGAAAATTATGGAGACTATATTTTCATTGTGGCAAAAAAAGACGTCGCATAA
- a CDS encoding IS91 family transposase gives METRSKVNKQSGSVADVLRKINLSAQNFTVHQEKTLRALSYCRTSALGGHIDACDGCGNLSISYNSCRNRHCPQCQGHKKEEWIQKREQELLPCSYYHVVFTLPEELNGLAISQPALLYKTLFEAAWATLNQFGKTEQMQLGMIAILHTWGQNLSLHPHLHCIVPGGGIDHNGKWKKKMRTDKYLFCVKAMSKVFRAKFVASLRASGIKDQDLIDQLFTKNWVVYAKRPFGGPKQVIEYLGRYTHKVAISNHRIKEVTDHEVRFGYKDYRKEGQKKEMTLSNTEFVRRFSLHILPRRFVRIRHYGILSSSWKRGKLQDLQLDLKIQITEVKPKTLLKKCRCCKEGNLITIALFGQRGPPQDFLAVFNASSAK, from the coding sequence ATGGAAACCCGAAGTAAGGTAAATAAACAAAGCGGAAGCGTTGCCGACGTTCTTCGCAAAATCAATTTATCGGCTCAGAATTTTACGGTTCATCAGGAGAAAACGCTTCGGGCTTTATCGTATTGCCGAACTTCTGCTTTGGGTGGTCATATTGATGCGTGTGATGGTTGTGGCAATCTTTCCATCAGTTACAACTCGTGCCGTAATCGGCATTGTCCGCAATGTCAAGGTCATAAAAAAGAAGAATGGATTCAGAAACGCGAACAGGAATTATTGCCTTGCAGTTATTACCACGTGGTTTTTACGCTTCCTGAAGAACTCAATGGTTTGGCAATCTCTCAACCGGCATTGTTGTATAAAACCTTATTTGAAGCAGCTTGGGCAACATTAAATCAGTTCGGTAAAACAGAACAGATGCAACTCGGAATGATTGCGATTTTGCATACTTGGGGACAGAATCTGAGTCTTCATCCTCATTTACACTGCATCGTTCCAGGCGGTGGAATTGATCACAATGGAAAATGGAAAAAGAAAATGAGAACCGATAAATATCTCTTCTGTGTAAAAGCGATGAGTAAAGTTTTCCGCGCAAAGTTCGTGGCTTCATTAAGAGCTTCCGGAATTAAAGACCAGGATTTAATAGATCAACTCTTCACCAAAAACTGGGTGGTTTATGCGAAAAGACCTTTTGGCGGACCAAAACAAGTGATCGAATATTTGGGAAGATATACGCACAAAGTTGCCATTAGCAATCATCGCATCAAAGAAGTTACGGATCATGAAGTTCGTTTTGGGTACAAAGATTATCGCAAAGAAGGTCAGAAAAAGGAAATGACTTTATCGAATACTGAATTTGTGCGCAGATTTAGTCTTCATATTTTGCCTCGAAGGTTTGTAAGAATAAGGCATTACGGGATTTTGAGCAGCTCCTGGAAACGCGGGAAACTTCAGGATTTACAATTAGACTTAAAAATCCAGATTACAGAAGTAAAACCGAAAACTTTGCTTAAAAAATGTCGGTGTTGCAAGGAAGGAAATTTAATCACCATCGCGCTTTTCGGACAAAGAGGACCGCCTCAGGATTTTCTTGCCGTTTTCAATGCCTCGTCTGCAAAATAA
- a CDS encoding tyrosine-type recombinase/integrase: MNRASSEVKGFSELIQRFERNISIQGKSPRTFDNYSRHIAAVALHFSKIPTELDPEDIKDYLFELQQRSKTPSQTYFKHTVYGLRFLLKCEGLPYSFLHLPAIPKVKKLPTILSRQEVWRMLQTAQLLKHKLLIGLIYGCGLRCMEVRNIELHHLDFDRQMLHVVQGKGQKDRYVPLSAHLIRGLKTFISVENPDQYLFNGNQNRNIEEIDQVVTNRLDFDSRYSQRGVQWVIKTVSKKAGITKVVHTHTLRHSFATHLLEDGVSIIMVQKLLGHERIESTMEYLHVCQLSDQKPHSPLDTVFALCSKNGNPK; this comes from the coding sequence TTGAATCGCGCTTCAAGCGAAGTTAAAGGTTTTTCGGAACTGATACAACGTTTCGAAAGAAATATTTCCATACAGGGAAAAAGTCCCAGAACCTTTGATAATTATTCCAGGCATATAGCAGCCGTAGCGCTTCATTTCAGTAAAATTCCTACGGAATTAGATCCGGAAGACATCAAAGATTATCTCTTCGAACTTCAACAACGCAGCAAAACTCCTTCCCAAACTTACTTTAAACACACGGTTTATGGACTGCGGTTTCTTTTAAAATGTGAAGGTTTACCCTATAGTTTTCTGCATCTTCCTGCCATTCCAAAAGTCAAAAAACTGCCGACTATTTTAAGCCGTCAGGAAGTTTGGCGGATGCTTCAAACGGCGCAATTGCTGAAACACAAACTGCTCATCGGTCTGATTTACGGGTGCGGACTTCGATGTATGGAAGTCCGGAATATCGAACTTCATCATCTTGATTTTGACCGCCAAATGCTGCATGTTGTTCAGGGTAAAGGTCAAAAAGACCGTTATGTTCCTTTATCCGCGCATTTAATTCGAGGATTGAAAACCTTTATTTCCGTAGAAAATCCGGATCAATATTTATTTAATGGAAATCAGAACAGAAATATTGAAGAGATTGATCAGGTAGTTACAAACAGACTGGACTTCGATTCCAGATACAGTCAAAGAGGCGTTCAATGGGTCATCAAAACGGTGAGCAAAAAAGCAGGAATTACCAAAGTTGTTCATACTCACACTTTGCGACACAGCTTTGCCACGCATTTATTGGAAGATGGAGTTTCTATCATTATGGTTCAAAAACTTTTGGGTCATGAAAGAATTGAATCGACGATGGAATATCTTCATGTCTGTCAGTTGTCTGACCAAAAACCGCACAGCCCTTTGGATACCGTTTTCGCTTTATGCAGTAAAAATGGAAACCCGAAGTAA
- a CDS encoding DUF1501 domain-containing protein, producing the protein MLLKRRDFLKISSLATASLMIPNFLQAMAVPEALDKENRILVILQFSGGNDGLNTIIPTRNDIYFREREAIAVKDALRLTDDAGINPSLSYFKELFNNGELAVLNNVGYPNPDKSHFRSMDIWQSASRSDEFLETGWVGRYLDEACYNCEHPTQALEINDMLSLALKGEEQKAFAFKEPQRLFQTSQEKFFKTLADNHHHEEETVDYLYQTMSSTINNAGYIFEKSKAKSSNVIYPNTALGKDFKNIASLINSDINTKVYYLSVGRLVFLR; encoded by the coding sequence ATGTTACTCAAACGACGCGACTTTCTCAAAATATCCTCCCTAGCCACAGCTTCCCTCATGATTCCTAATTTCCTCCAGGCTATGGCGGTTCCGGAAGCTTTAGACAAAGAAAACCGAATTCTGGTTATTCTCCAGTTCAGCGGTGGGAATGATGGTTTGAATACCATTATTCCGACCCGCAACGATATTTATTTTCGGGAAAGAGAAGCCATTGCGGTGAAAGATGCTTTACGCCTAACCGATGACGCTGGCATTAATCCGAGTTTAAGTTATTTTAAAGAACTCTTTAATAACGGAGAACTCGCTGTTTTAAACAATGTTGGATATCCAAATCCCGACAAATCCCACTTCCGAAGCATGGATATTTGGCAGTCTGCAAGTAGAAGCGACGAATTTTTAGAAACCGGTTGGGTCGGCAGATATTTGGATGAAGCCTGTTACAATTGCGAACATCCAACACAGGCTTTGGAGATTAACGATATGTTGAGTTTGGCTTTGAAGGGCGAGGAGCAAAAAGCTTTTGCCTTCAAAGAGCCCCAAAGATTATTTCAAACTTCGCAGGAAAAGTTTTTCAAAACCCTTGCCGACAATCACCATCACGAAGAAGAAACCGTCGATTATCTTTACCAGACAATGTCTTCCACCATTAATAATGCCGGCTATATTTTTGAAAAAAGCAAAGCAAAATCCAGCAACGTCATTTATCCGAATACGGCTTTAGGAAAAGATTTTAAGAATATTGCGTCCCTCATTAATTCCGATATCAATACGAAAGTGTATTATTTGTCCGTGGGAAGATTAGTATTTTTAAGATAA
- a CDS encoding cupin domain-containing protein: MKTASLRNDLKYNEDKVAVTVMMETESSKEIRILFRKGQSMKEHKAGFPITVEIHEGAIEFGVNGEKMSLKAGDLISLEANVPHDLLAQEDSIVRLTLSKFDKVERVKKVVE; this comes from the coding sequence ATGAAAACAGCCTCTTTAAGAAACGACCTTAAGTACAACGAAGATAAAGTTGCCGTGACGGTGATGATGGAAACTGAATCCTCCAAAGAAATACGAATCCTTTTTAGAAAAGGGCAAAGCATGAAGGAACACAAGGCCGGTTTTCCGATCACAGTGGAGATTCATGAAGGTGCAATTGAATTTGGCGTGAACGGCGAAAAAATGTCTTTAAAAGCAGGCGATTTAATTTCCCTGGAAGCTAATGTTCCGCACGATTTACTTGCACAGGAAGACAGTATCGTTCGCTTAACTCTATCGAAATTTGATAAAGTAGAAAGGGTGAAAAAAGTAGTGGAGTAG
- a CDS encoding tyrosine-type recombinase/integrase, producing the protein MNRASSEVNGFSELIQRFERNISIQGKSPRTFDNYSRHVAAVALHFGKIPTELDPEEVKDYLFELQQRSKTPSQTYFKHTVYGLRFLLKAEGLPYDFLHLPAMPKVKKLPTILSRQEVWRMLQTAQLLKHKLLIGLIYGCGLRCMEVRNIELHHLDFDRQMLHVVQGKGQKDRYVPLSEHLIRGLKTFISVENPTQYLFNGNQNRNIEEIDQVVTNRLDFDSRYSQRGVQWVIKTISKKAGITKEVHTHTLRHSFATHLLEDGVSIIMVQKLLGHERIESTMEYLHVCQLSDQKPHSPLDTVFALCSKNGNPK; encoded by the coding sequence TTGAATCGCGCTTCGAGCGAAGTTAATGGTTTTTCGGAACTGATACAACGTTTCGAAAGAAATATTTCAATCCAGGGAAAAAGTCCCAGAACCTTTGATAATTATTCCAGGCATGTTGCCGCCGTAGCGCTTCATTTCGGTAAAATTCCTACTGAATTGGATCCGGAAGAAGTTAAAGATTATCTCTTCGAACTTCAACAACGCAGCAAAACACCTTCCCAAACTTACTTTAAACACACCGTTTATGGACTGCGGTTTCTTCTGAAAGCAGAAGGTTTACCCTACGATTTTCTACATCTTCCAGCCATGCCAAAAGTCAAAAAACTGCCGACTATTTTAAGCCGTCAGGAAGTTTGGCGTATGCTTCAAACGGCGCAGTTACTGAAACACAAACTGCTCATCGGTCTGATTTACGGGTGCGGACTTCGATGTATGGAAGTGCGGAATATCGAACTTCATCATCTTGATTTTGACCGACAAATGCTGCATGTTGTTCAGGGTAAAGGGCAAAAAGACCGTTATGTTCCTTTATCCGAACATTTAATTCGGGGACTTAAAACCTTTATTTCAGTGGAAAATCCGACGCAATATTTATTCAATGGAAATCAAAATAGAAATATTGAAGAGATTGATCAGGTAGTTACAAACAGACTGGACTTCGATTCCAGATACAGCCAAAGAGGCGTTCAATGGGTGATTAAAACCATCTCAAAAAAAGCCGGCATCACCAAAGAAGTTCATACCCATACTTTGCGACACAGCTTTGCCACTCATTTATTGGAAGATGGAGTTTCTATCATTATGGTTCAAAAACTTCTGGGACATGAAAGAATTGAATCCACCATGGAATATCTTCATGTCTGTCAGTTGTCTGACCAAAAACCGCACAGCCCTTTGGATACCGTTTTCGCTTTATGCAGTAAAAATGGAAACCCGAAGTAA